From Mycolicibacterium nivoides, a single genomic window includes:
- a CDS encoding VC0807 family protein: protein MSQDHSLRPVMRGILLDVAPPLIAYYGLRAAGVSEYAALLTGTVVAGIKVSYDAIKARRLDPFAGYLMLSFGLSLAVGLATSDARMLMAGNTLVGGIGALAFLGSCFIGKPLTQIVAERVRPAPDEAPDPGEAAFRHRVHVSLSAMWGIGLLIGMLISLAIIFSLAIDVANGVNTVVSLAFTALLMAATVVVAKRARAKGELLREQMGAHQG, encoded by the coding sequence GTGAGCCAAGATCACTCACTGCGCCCCGTCATGCGGGGCATCCTCCTTGATGTCGCCCCTCCACTGATCGCCTACTACGGGCTGCGAGCCGCAGGCGTCTCCGAGTACGCCGCACTGCTGACGGGGACCGTGGTCGCGGGGATCAAGGTCTCCTATGACGCGATCAAGGCCCGCCGGCTCGATCCGTTCGCGGGGTATCTGATGCTGAGCTTCGGGCTGAGCCTCGCGGTGGGCCTGGCGACCTCGGACGCCCGGATGCTGATGGCGGGCAACACCCTCGTCGGCGGCATCGGCGCCCTGGCTTTCCTCGGCAGCTGTTTCATCGGCAAACCGCTGACCCAGATCGTCGCCGAACGGGTCCGGCCCGCCCCTGACGAGGCTCCCGATCCCGGCGAGGCGGCGTTCAGGCACCGGGTCCACGTTTCGCTCTCAGCGATGTGGGGCATCGGCCTGCTGATCGGGATGTTGATCAGCCTGGCGATCATCTTCTCCCTGGCCATAGACGTCGCGAACGGCGTGAACACGGTCGTTTCGCTGGCTTTCACGGCCCTGCTGATGGCGGCCACCGTGGTGGTCGCGAAACGAGCCAGGGCCAAGGGGGAACTCCTCCGGGAACAAATGGGAGCCCACCAAGGTTGA
- a CDS encoding NADP-dependent oxidoreductase — protein MSRAVQFDEYGGIDVLQVRDVPRPVPAAGEVLVQVRAAGINPGEAMIRRGALHDRFPAVFPSGEGSDLAGVVAELGPGVNGFDVGDEVLGFTDDRASHAEYVTVPATQLAPKPPGLPWEVAGSLYVVGATAYAAVRAVRLQPGDTVAIAGAAGGVGTIAVQLAKRAGATVLGIAGPGNDEWLTAHGVVPVNYGDDLVARLRTASPSGRVDAFLDFFGGGYVKLAVEELGVAPDRVDTIIDFPAIEEFGVQGAGNAEGADIAIIAELADLAASGELDVPIAEVFALDDVRAAYTELEKRHTRGKLVLRP, from the coding sequence ATGAGCAGAGCAGTCCAATTCGATGAATACGGCGGGATCGACGTCCTGCAGGTGCGTGACGTGCCGAGGCCGGTTCCGGCGGCAGGCGAGGTGCTCGTGCAGGTCCGGGCTGCTGGAATCAACCCGGGCGAGGCCATGATTCGCCGTGGCGCACTGCACGATCGGTTCCCGGCCGTCTTTCCGTCAGGCGAAGGCAGCGACCTCGCGGGTGTGGTGGCCGAACTCGGGCCCGGCGTGAACGGATTCGACGTCGGTGACGAGGTACTCGGGTTCACCGACGATCGCGCCAGCCACGCCGAGTATGTGACCGTGCCCGCCACCCAGTTGGCTCCCAAACCGCCCGGCCTTCCGTGGGAGGTCGCCGGATCGCTGTATGTCGTGGGTGCCACGGCCTACGCGGCGGTGCGGGCCGTGCGGCTGCAACCCGGGGACACCGTTGCGATCGCGGGTGCCGCGGGTGGTGTCGGCACCATCGCGGTGCAACTCGCCAAGCGCGCCGGCGCCACCGTGCTCGGCATCGCCGGGCCGGGAAACGATGAGTGGCTGACGGCGCACGGCGTCGTCCCGGTCAACTACGGAGACGATCTGGTCGCCCGGCTCCGCACCGCGTCCCCGTCGGGTCGCGTCGATGCCTTCCTCGATTTCTTCGGCGGCGGATACGTGAAGCTGGCTGTCGAGGAGCTGGGCGTCGCGCCCGACCGGGTCGACACCATCATCGACTTCCCGGCCATCGAGGAGTTCGGTGTCCAGGGTGCAGGCAACGCCGAGGGGGCCGACATCGCGATCATCGCCGAATTGGCCGATCTCGCCGCCTCCGGGGAACTCGACGTGCCGATCGCCGAGGTGTTCGCCCTCGACGACGTCCGCGCCGCGTACACCGAGCTGGAAAAGCGGCATACCAGAGGGAAATTGGTGCTGCGACCGTGA
- a CDS encoding mechanosensitive ion channel family protein, which yields MTGLLDAPWFYWAIGVAVGFPVCLVLLTELHNALRRRGSFLAGPVHLVRTYILPLGALLILLSQAMQISGETTPVRIVATVFGFVVLVLLLSGLNATLFQSAPEGSWRKRIPSIFLDVARFALIAIGIGLIFAYIWGANIGGLFTALGVSSIVLGLALQNSVGQIISGLLVLFEQPFQLGDWVDAPSARGRVVEVNWRATHIDTGSGLQVIPNSVLAGASFTNLSRPSGAHTISVITVFAVDDAPDEVCRVLNEVGRRLPQLRSDGTVSTVAAGALQYKTLIPLHSPADDFSARSTFLRWTWYASRRAGLHLDEAEDEFETSERVEQTLRLIAPTLRLSAEDQRDLAPYVRLTRYGTDEIIQVVGQVPKKMTFVVAGTVQLAVADADDLFLPVLTLEQGDFLGQTALTREPVITTAYALTEVTVAQFDRECIEDLVARKPVLLQDIGRAIEERRASVRQALGAAAR from the coding sequence ATGACCGGTCTGCTCGACGCTCCCTGGTTCTACTGGGCGATCGGCGTCGCGGTCGGATTTCCCGTCTGTCTGGTGCTCCTCACCGAACTCCACAACGCGCTCCGCAGACGGGGCAGCTTCCTGGCCGGCCCGGTGCACCTGGTCCGGACCTACATCCTGCCGCTGGGTGCGCTGCTGATCCTGCTGAGCCAGGCGATGCAGATCTCCGGGGAAACCACACCGGTGCGGATTGTGGCGACGGTGTTCGGCTTTGTCGTACTGGTCCTGTTGCTGTCCGGACTCAACGCGACACTGTTCCAGAGTGCTCCGGAAGGCAGTTGGCGCAAGCGCATTCCGTCGATCTTCCTCGACGTCGCCCGGTTCGCACTGATAGCCATCGGCATCGGTTTGATCTTCGCCTACATCTGGGGCGCCAACATCGGCGGGCTTTTCACGGCCCTGGGAGTGTCGTCGATCGTGCTGGGCCTGGCCCTGCAGAACTCGGTCGGCCAGATCATCTCCGGGCTGCTGGTGTTGTTCGAGCAGCCGTTCCAACTCGGTGACTGGGTCGATGCGCCGTCGGCGCGCGGGCGCGTGGTGGAGGTGAACTGGCGCGCAACCCATATCGACACCGGAAGCGGCCTGCAGGTGATCCCGAACTCCGTGCTGGCCGGCGCATCGTTCACCAACCTGAGCCGCCCGTCAGGCGCGCACACCATTTCTGTGATCACCGTGTTCGCCGTCGATGATGCCCCCGACGAGGTCTGCCGCGTACTCAACGAAGTGGGCCGCCGCCTACCTCAACTACGAAGCGACGGAACGGTATCCACCGTTGCGGCCGGTGCGTTGCAGTACAAGACGCTCATCCCACTGCACTCGCCCGCCGACGATTTCAGCGCGAGATCCACGTTCCTGCGCTGGACGTGGTACGCCTCGCGGCGGGCCGGTCTGCATCTGGACGAGGCCGAGGATGAGTTCGAGACCAGCGAACGCGTCGAGCAGACGCTTCGCCTGATCGCACCGACACTCCGCCTGAGTGCCGAGGACCAGCGGGATCTGGCACCGTACGTCCGTCTCACCCGGTACGGCACGGACGAGATCATCCAGGTCGTAGGTCAAGTTCCCAAGAAGATGACGTTCGTCGTCGCCGGCACGGTGCAACTGGCCGTGGCCGACGCGGACGATCTGTTCCTCCCGGTCCTCACCTTGGAACAGGGTGACTTCCTCGGGCAGACCGCGCTGACCCGCGAGCCGGTCATCACGACGGCATACGCACTGACAGAGGTCACCGTCGCGCAGTTCGACCGCGAGTGCATCGAGGATCTGGTGGCGCGGAAGCCGGTACTGCTGCAGGACATCGGCCGGGCGATCGAGGAGCGCAGGGCCAGCGTCAGGCAGGCACTCGGCGCGGCCGCTCGCTGA
- a CDS encoding molybdopterin-dependent oxidoreductase, with translation MTESSSRSSSGPSPNARMLGGVAAAAVSLGVAAVVAIPFATQAQPLGAVGAVIVDRTPGPVKELVIQALGGLDKLFLAVVVLVAIAAIAALAATYETRRRPVGSVIFVVAGLLGCAAVLSRPGATLPDIVPTVVGTACGVAVLRLLAVRLWTVPETGHADGGDEPDVSRRLWLTTGGLLAFGAASGLLGVVVGRLTNSVAAERDVSVIPRPRIPAPPIPAGVQPKDVALPSFITDGADFYRVDIALSVPQLSRDEWRLRIHGMVDREITYSFADLDRFEAIEKAVTLTCVSNPVGGEYISTGMWTGYRLTDLLQAAGVSPDADMLLSTSVDGFTVGTPVEALHDGRDAMLAVGLNGQPLPVIHGYPARLVVAGLYGYVSATKWVTDLELTRFDRAEAYWTRQGWAARGPIKTESRIDVPKRGQQIPSGATTFGGVAWAQNRGVRGVEVRIDDGPWQPAQLGDAYSNQTWRLWSFGWQADSPGEHTLTVRATDNSGAVQTSDEAPTVPDGATGWHSVNFTVA, from the coding sequence ATGACTGAGTCCTCGTCGAGGTCCTCGTCCGGGCCCTCGCCGAATGCGCGGATGCTCGGCGGCGTTGCGGCCGCCGCGGTCTCGCTCGGTGTCGCGGCGGTTGTCGCCATTCCGTTCGCGACTCAGGCCCAACCGCTCGGCGCGGTCGGCGCGGTGATCGTCGACCGCACACCGGGCCCCGTCAAAGAGTTGGTGATCCAGGCCCTCGGCGGCCTGGACAAGCTCTTCCTCGCCGTCGTCGTCCTGGTGGCGATCGCGGCCATCGCCGCCCTCGCCGCGACCTACGAGACCCGGCGCCGGCCGGTCGGCAGCGTGATCTTCGTCGTCGCGGGACTTCTCGGCTGTGCCGCCGTGCTCTCACGGCCGGGCGCGACCCTGCCCGACATCGTGCCGACGGTGGTGGGCACCGCATGCGGCGTGGCGGTGCTGCGTCTGCTGGCGGTGCGCCTGTGGACGGTCCCCGAGACCGGACACGCCGACGGCGGCGACGAACCCGACGTCAGCAGAAGACTGTGGCTGACCACCGGCGGTCTGCTGGCGTTCGGGGCGGCTAGCGGGCTGCTGGGCGTCGTCGTCGGCCGCTTGACCAATTCCGTGGCGGCCGAGCGCGATGTCTCGGTGATCCCGCGCCCGCGCATACCCGCTCCGCCGATACCGGCCGGCGTGCAGCCGAAAGATGTTGCCCTGCCGAGTTTCATCACCGATGGTGCCGACTTCTACCGGGTGGACATCGCGCTTTCCGTTCCCCAGCTGAGCCGCGACGAGTGGCGACTGCGCATTCACGGCATGGTGGATCGCGAGATCACCTACAGCTTCGCCGACCTGGACCGATTCGAAGCGATCGAGAAGGCGGTGACGCTGACCTGCGTGTCCAATCCGGTTGGTGGCGAATATATCTCGACGGGCATGTGGACCGGTTATCGACTGACAGACCTGCTGCAGGCGGCCGGGGTCTCCCCCGATGCGGACATGTTGCTGTCGACGTCGGTCGACGGCTTCACCGTCGGCACGCCGGTGGAGGCCCTGCACGACGGCCGGGATGCGATGTTGGCCGTCGGCCTCAACGGTCAGCCGCTACCCGTCATCCACGGCTACCCGGCCAGGCTGGTGGTCGCCGGACTCTACGGCTATGTGTCGGCCACCAAATGGGTCACCGACCTGGAGCTGACCCGCTTCGACCGGGCAGAGGCGTATTGGACCAGGCAGGGCTGGGCAGCGCGCGGCCCGATCAAGACCGAGTCGCGCATCGACGTGCCGAAACGCGGCCAGCAGATCCCGTCGGGGGCGACGACCTTCGGTGGAGTCGCGTGGGCGCAGAACCGCGGCGTACGCGGTGTCGAGGTCCGAATCGACGACGGCCCATGGCAACCCGCCCAGCTCGGGGACGCCTACTCCAACCAGACCTGGCGGTTGTGGAGCTTCGGATGGCAGGCCGACAGCCCGGGGGAACACACCCTCACGGTGCGGGCCACCGACAACAGCGGAGCCGTCCAGACATCAGACGAAGCCCCGACCGTGCCCGATGGCGCCACCGGTTGGCATTCGGTGAACTTCACCGTGGCATGA
- a CDS encoding alpha-amylase family protein, translating into MAEPAWVAHAIWWQIYPLGFVGAFPADRPPSADEHRLRRIVDWFDHAVRLGASGVALGPIFASRTHGYDTTDHFRVDPRLGDEDDFDHLVTEARRRGLRVLLDGVFNHVGTDFARYREALDGGPDHPASSWFRRGGNASRFDTFEGHGELIALNHDEPAVVDHTATVLRHWLNRGADGWRLDAAYAVPDRFWAQVLPSVRRDFPDAWFVGEVIHGDYSATVRAATFDSVTQYELWKAIWSSLNDGNFHELDWALKRHNDFLATFVPLTFVGNHDVTRIASQLQNSAHLEHALVLLLTTGGTPSIYSGDESAYRGVKEERRGGDDAVRPEFSTPPDDSDAMRLHQYLIGLRRRHPWLHTATTSPLLLTNTGYVYRTSAGSESLIVALNIDDAPLRLSLSDLAVGSGRVIAGSGAPPQEDIGQTEVPPHGWLIIQPH; encoded by the coding sequence GTGGCTGAGCCCGCCTGGGTCGCGCACGCCATCTGGTGGCAGATCTATCCACTGGGTTTCGTCGGCGCGTTTCCCGCCGACCGGCCGCCGTCGGCCGACGAACACCGGTTGCGGCGCATCGTTGACTGGTTCGATCACGCCGTGCGGCTGGGCGCGTCCGGCGTCGCGCTCGGCCCGATCTTCGCATCACGAACCCACGGTTACGACACGACCGACCACTTCCGCGTCGACCCGCGTCTGGGTGACGAGGACGACTTCGATCACCTGGTGACCGAAGCCCGGCGGCGCGGACTCCGGGTCCTGCTCGACGGCGTGTTCAACCACGTGGGCACCGACTTCGCCCGGTATCGGGAGGCACTCGACGGCGGACCCGATCATCCCGCATCGAGCTGGTTTCGGCGCGGCGGCAACGCATCTCGATTCGACACGTTCGAAGGTCACGGCGAGCTGATCGCGCTCAACCACGACGAGCCCGCGGTGGTCGACCATACCGCCACGGTGCTACGACACTGGTTGAACCGGGGCGCCGACGGATGGCGCCTCGATGCCGCGTATGCGGTGCCCGACCGGTTCTGGGCCCAGGTGTTGCCGTCGGTGCGTCGCGATTTCCCCGACGCCTGGTTCGTCGGCGAGGTCATCCACGGCGACTACTCCGCGACCGTCCGCGCCGCCACCTTCGACTCTGTGACCCAGTACGAGCTGTGGAAGGCCATCTGGAGCAGCCTCAACGACGGCAACTTCCACGAGCTGGACTGGGCACTGAAGCGGCACAACGACTTCCTCGCCACGTTCGTACCGCTGACCTTCGTGGGTAACCATGACGTGACCCGGATCGCCAGCCAGTTGCAGAATTCCGCGCACCTCGAGCACGCGCTGGTGCTGTTACTGACCACCGGCGGGACACCGAGCATCTACTCAGGCGACGAGTCGGCCTACCGGGGCGTCAAGGAGGAACGCCGTGGCGGCGACGATGCCGTACGGCCGGAATTCTCCACTCCCCCAGATGATTCCGATGCCATGAGGCTGCACCAATATCTGATCGGGCTGCGCCGCAGGCATCCGTGGCTGCACACCGCGACGACGTCGCCGTTGCTGCTGACCAACACCGGGTATGTCTACCGGACCAGCGCGGGTTCCGAATCCCTGATCGTGGCACTCAACATCGATGACGCACCACTGCGGCTGTCGCTGTCCGATCTCGCGGTGGGATCGGGACGGGTGATCGCAGGTTCGGGCGCACCACCGCAGGAGGACATCGGCCAAACGGAGGTTCCTCCGCACGGATGGCTGATCATCCAGCCGCACTGA
- a CDS encoding DUF1810 domain-containing protein, with product MSDPFDLQRFVDAQAGVYADVCGELRDGRKRGHWIWFVFPQLRGLGRSPTAAHYGIASAQEARAYLAHPTLGPRLRECARLVAQIDGRTAEQIFGWPDWLKVRSSMTLFAEAAANPAERADFQVVLDKFYDGLEDRMTLEKLSAAG from the coding sequence ATGAGCGACCCATTCGACTTGCAGAGGTTCGTCGATGCCCAGGCCGGCGTCTACGCCGACGTTTGCGGCGAGTTGCGGGACGGGCGCAAGCGCGGTCACTGGATCTGGTTCGTCTTCCCGCAGTTGCGGGGGCTCGGCCGTAGCCCGACCGCGGCCCACTACGGCATCGCCTCAGCCCAGGAGGCGCGGGCCTACCTGGCCCACCCGACGCTGGGGCCGAGGCTGCGGGAATGCGCCCGGCTGGTTGCGCAGATCGACGGGCGGACAGCCGAGCAGATCTTCGGCTGGCCGGACTGGCTGAAGGTGCGCTCCAGCATGACGCTGTTCGCCGAGGCCGCCGCGAACCCGGCCGAGCGAGCCGACTTTCAGGTCGTGCTGGACAAGTTCTATGACGGGCTCGAAGATCGGATGACGCTCGAAAAGCTCAGTGCGGCTGGATGA
- a CDS encoding adenylate/guanylate cyclase domain-containing protein, producing the protein MTTTADVEHVARTRSPRRRVLSRISIQSKLLVMLLMTSILSAAIVGAIGYQSGRSSLRQSVFDRLTEVRESQTRQLESKFADLEDSLIVYTRGTTTIEAVEAFSGAFGQLNNSTINPQQWQSIVNYYNTEFEPEEQKQTGDAVDVSRLLPTTNAQKYLQAYYTAPVADPEKAIRVDDARDGSAWSAANARFNDYFREIVERFQFEDALLLDTAGNVVYTAYKGIDLGTNVVTGPYRQSLLSDAYEKTLASNAVDYVGITDFGDYQPADEPTAWMMAPVGPPGRVEGVLALQFPISKINRLMTADKQWETAGMGATGETFVVGPDGLMRSDSRLFLENPEKFERDVIDAGTPPAVAAKSLRQHGTTLVQPVETTATRLALRGQSGTVIEDDYLGNETLQAYAPVSLQGLNWSIIAKIDTAEAFAPVATFTRTLVLSTVIITFIVCLAAMMLARLFVRPLRRLEAGAQQIGAGDYDISLPVQSRDEFGDLTTAFNDMSRNLAIKEDLLAEQRRENDRLLRTLMPESVVQRYRDGEETIAQDHHNVTVLFADTVGLDELTSEMSSEEALAIVNRLVHQFDAAADDLGVERVRTLRNGYWASSGLSVPRLDNVRRTVDFALEMQRIIERFNTEAGTALSLRAGIDTGAVSSGLVGRSNLAYDMWGSAVNLAYRVQRGSPQPGVYVTERVFEVMGDTRDLEPAGTVHVDGTDQPIWKLQDRR; encoded by the coding sequence ATGACTACAACTGCCGACGTCGAGCACGTCGCTCGTACCAGAAGTCCGCGTCGGCGCGTCCTGTCGCGGATCAGCATTCAGTCGAAGCTGCTGGTGATGCTGTTGATGACCAGCATTCTGTCGGCGGCCATCGTCGGCGCGATCGGATACCAGTCCGGCAGGTCGTCGCTTCGTCAGTCGGTCTTCGACCGGCTGACCGAAGTTCGGGAATCGCAGACCCGGCAGTTGGAATCGAAGTTCGCCGACCTCGAGGATTCCCTGATCGTCTACACCCGGGGGACGACGACCATCGAGGCCGTCGAGGCGTTCTCCGGTGCGTTCGGTCAGCTCAACAACTCGACGATCAACCCGCAGCAGTGGCAGTCGATCGTCAACTACTACAACACCGAGTTCGAGCCGGAGGAACAGAAGCAGACCGGCGACGCCGTGGACGTGTCCCGGCTGCTGCCCACGACCAACGCGCAGAAGTACCTGCAGGCGTACTACACGGCGCCGGTAGCCGACCCGGAGAAGGCGATCAGGGTCGACGACGCCCGTGACGGCAGCGCATGGTCGGCCGCGAACGCCCGGTTCAACGACTACTTCCGGGAGATCGTCGAACGATTCCAGTTCGAGGATGCCCTCCTGCTCGACACCGCAGGCAACGTCGTCTACACCGCGTACAAAGGCATCGACCTCGGCACCAACGTCGTCACCGGGCCGTACCGCCAGAGCCTGCTGTCGGACGCGTATGAGAAGACCCTGGCGTCGAACGCGGTCGACTATGTCGGGATCACCGACTTCGGTGACTATCAACCGGCCGATGAGCCCACGGCCTGGATGATGGCGCCAGTCGGCCCACCCGGCCGGGTTGAGGGCGTACTCGCCCTGCAGTTCCCGATCTCCAAGATCAACCGGCTCATGACGGCCGACAAACAATGGGAAACCGCCGGGATGGGTGCGACCGGCGAGACGTTCGTGGTCGGTCCCGACGGTTTGATGCGGTCCGATTCACGACTGTTCCTGGAGAATCCGGAGAAGTTCGAACGCGACGTCATCGATGCCGGCACCCCACCGGCGGTGGCGGCGAAATCACTCCGTCAACACGGAACCACGCTGGTCCAGCCGGTCGAGACGACAGCGACCCGGTTGGCCCTGCGCGGCCAGAGCGGCACCGTGATCGAGGACGACTACCTGGGCAATGAGACGCTGCAGGCCTACGCACCGGTCAGTCTGCAAGGTCTGAACTGGTCGATCATCGCCAAGATCGACACGGCCGAGGCATTCGCTCCCGTCGCGACGTTCACCCGCACCCTGGTGTTGTCGACCGTCATCATCACCTTCATCGTGTGTCTGGCCGCCATGATGTTGGCCCGGCTGTTCGTCCGACCGCTGCGCCGGCTGGAGGCCGGCGCCCAGCAGATCGGCGCGGGCGATTACGACATCTCGCTGCCGGTGCAGTCGAGGGACGAGTTCGGTGATCTGACAACAGCATTCAACGACATGAGCCGCAATTTGGCGATCAAGGAAGATCTGCTCGCCGAGCAGCGTCGGGAGAACGACCGCCTGCTGCGCACGCTGATGCCGGAGTCGGTGGTACAGCGTTACCGCGACGGCGAGGAGACGATCGCGCAGGACCACCACAACGTGACGGTCCTGTTCGCCGACACCGTCGGCCTGGACGAGCTGACATCCGAAATGTCCTCCGAGGAAGCGCTGGCCATCGTCAACCGCTTGGTGCACCAATTCGACGCCGCCGCAGATGATCTGGGAGTGGAACGGGTCCGCACCCTGCGCAACGGCTACTGGGCCAGCTCCGGGTTGAGCGTCCCACGGCTCGACAATGTCCGCCGTACTGTCGACTTCGCTCTCGAAATGCAGCGCATCATCGAACGGTTCAACACCGAGGCCGGGACCGCACTCAGCCTGCGCGCGGGCATCGACACCGGCGCGGTGAGCAGTGGCCTGGTCGGACGCTCCAACCTGGCCTACGACATGTGGGGCTCGGCGGTCAACCTCGCCTACCGGGTTCAGCGGGGCTCGCCACAGCCGGGGGTGTACGTCACCGAGCGGGTGTTCGAGGTGATGGGCGATACCCGCGACCTCGAGCCGGCGGGCACCGTGCACGTCGACGGTACCGACCAGCCGATCTGGAAACTGCAGGACCGACGATGA
- a CDS encoding nucleoside deaminase codes for MAISENDLGQLRKCVELAREALDDGDEPFGSILVDHTGTTVFADRNRVKDGDATQHPEFAIARWAVEHLSPEDRARATVYTSGEHCPMCSAAHAWVGLGRIVYATSSAQLSDWLSDWGAPGGPVAPLPITAVAPDIEVDGPARELAETMKDLYAAKFRG; via the coding sequence GTGGCCATCAGCGAGAACGACCTCGGTCAGCTGCGCAAATGTGTCGAGTTGGCCCGCGAAGCACTCGACGACGGTGACGAACCCTTCGGATCGATACTGGTCGACCACACCGGGACGACGGTGTTCGCCGACCGCAACAGGGTCAAGGACGGGGACGCCACCCAGCATCCCGAATTCGCCATCGCCCGCTGGGCCGTCGAGCACCTGAGCCCCGAAGACCGGGCCCGCGCCACCGTGTACACCTCAGGCGAACACTGCCCGATGTGCTCTGCCGCGCACGCCTGGGTCGGCCTCGGCCGGATCGTCTACGCCACCTCCTCGGCACAGCTGAGCGACTGGCTGTCCGATTGGGGTGCTCCGGGCGGTCCGGTGGCACCGCTGCCGATCACCGCCGTGGCCCCCGACATCGAGGTGGACGGCCCGGCGCGGGAACTGGCCGAGACCATGAAGGATCTGTACGCGGCGAAGTTCCGTGGCTGA
- a CDS encoding SDR family oxidoreductase, protein MTGDPIAGLKIVPDMGVYAATKYAVRTVMETLRQESTDGAIRATAISPGFVRTELDGSIDDPGLRARIRSNMDEFGLAPKAVARAVAFAIEQPPDVEIGEIVLRPTVQG, encoded by the coding sequence GTGACCGGTGACCCGATCGCCGGATTGAAGATCGTGCCGGACATGGGCGTTTACGCGGCGACCAAGTATGCGGTACGGACCGTGATGGAGACACTGCGCCAGGAATCCACCGACGGTGCCATCCGGGCCACCGCCATCTCTCCGGGATTTGTCCGTACGGAGCTCGACGGTTCGATAGACGATCCGGGGCTGCGCGCCCGGATACGGTCCAACATGGACGAATTCGGCCTCGCACCGAAGGCGGTGGCACGTGCGGTGGCATTCGCGATCGAGCAGCCGCCCGATGTCGAGATCGGCGAGATCGTCCTGCGGCCCACCGTGCAGGGTTGA
- a CDS encoding esterase family protein, with protein MKFLNKIRGAWTRRLAAGAMAAATLPALIGLAGGSATAGAFSRPGLPVEYLDVFSPSMNRNIRVQFQGGGPHAVYLLDGLRAQDDYNGWDINTPAFEWYNGSGLSVIMPVGGQSSFYTDWYQPSKGNGQDYTYKWETFLTNELPAWLAANRGVSQTGNAVVGISMAGSAALTYAIHHPQQFIYAGTLSGFLNPSEGWWPMLIGLAMNDAGGYNAESMWGPSTDAAWKRNDPMVNINQLVANNTRLWIYCGTGTPSDLDSGTNGGNLMAAQFLEGLTLRTNVTFRDNYIAAGGTNGVFNFPANGTHAWSYWGQQLQQMKPDIQRVLGAQSAT; from the coding sequence ATGAAGTTCCTCAACAAGATTCGCGGAGCGTGGACGCGCCGACTGGCGGCGGGGGCAATGGCAGCCGCCACCCTGCCGGCGCTGATCGGTCTCGCAGGAGGTTCGGCGACCGCTGGCGCATTCTCCCGCCCGGGTCTGCCGGTCGAGTACCTCGACGTGTTCTCACCGTCGATGAACCGCAACATCCGCGTCCAGTTCCAGGGCGGCGGACCGCACGCGGTGTACCTGCTCGACGGCCTGCGGGCCCAGGACGACTACAACGGCTGGGACATCAACACCCCGGCGTTCGAGTGGTACAACGGATCGGGCCTGTCGGTGATCATGCCCGTCGGCGGCCAGTCCAGCTTCTACACCGACTGGTACCAGCCCTCCAAGGGCAACGGTCAGGACTACACCTACAAGTGGGAGACCTTCCTGACCAATGAGCTGCCGGCCTGGCTGGCCGCGAACCGCGGCGTGTCGCAGACCGGCAACGCCGTCGTCGGCATCTCGATGGCGGGCAGCGCAGCGCTGACCTACGCGATCCATCACCCGCAGCAGTTCATCTACGCCGGAACGCTTTCGGGCTTCCTCAACCCGTCCGAGGGCTGGTGGCCGATGCTGATCGGGCTGGCGATGAACGATGCGGGCGGCTACAACGCCGAGAGCATGTGGGGACCGTCGACCGATGCGGCGTGGAAGCGCAACGACCCGATGGTCAACATCAACCAGCTGGTCGCCAACAACACCCGCCTCTGGATCTACTGCGGCACCGGCACCCCGTCGGATCTCGACTCCGGGACCAACGGCGGCAACCTGATGGCGGCTCAGTTCCTCGAAGGCCTGACCCTGCGCACCAACGTCACCTTCCGGGACAACTACATCGCCGCCGGCGGCACCAACGGGGTGTTCAACTTCCCGGCCAACGGCACGCACGCCTGGAGCTACTGGGGACAGCAGCTGCAGCAGATGAAGCCCGACATCCAGCGGGTGCTGGGCGCACAGTCGGCCACCTAG